A stretch of DNA from Xyrauchen texanus isolate HMW12.3.18 chromosome 36, RBS_HiC_50CHRs, whole genome shotgun sequence:
atgcACACGTGCTCTGGTCTCAggaaaataaacatgtaacaaaatataatatatgcaatataatatcatatttattgatgtaaaacatggatttgtacatttgaaaaatcgcaaatgtgaccaaaatgatgaaaaactgatAATatcaaatttgtaaaattaatattttcttaatgtacctagttagaaggtcccgtGTGTAATTAACAGCATCAGTTTTTAGAGAATGTCTTTCATATACAAGTAAAATGGAtattgtatatgaaatatacccatatgattTGATATCGAATCAAATCTAGAGCTTGTAAATCATAATCgaatcgaattgggaaatctgtatcaatacccagccctacccaTGATACACCAATGTCATTGCATTTCTGTTCCTCTGCTGTCCTTGATTAAGAATCACGTTATCAATCTCTTAAGAGTAACAGAACGGTCTTAAACATTAAGGTGTCCAAAAGGTCTTAAAGTTATAAGAGACCCTTTTCAGTTCTAAGTTTCTTTTAGAAAAcgattatgtaattattattgtgCCTTGAGGTCTCATGACCTCAAGTACTCGTGAGGTCATCAGTTAAACTCTAATTTTAGTTACAGACCGAAATATCGGCCAGGCCGATATATTTGGCGATATTTAGCCATTTTGCAAACTGTCCCCCAAATGGCCAATTAACAAACATTTGCCTATAGTGTCTGTTCCAAAAACagccttgttttttttcttccagttTTCAGATATTTTTAGTGAATTCTgagtacattttgtgtaaaatatatttattaaaattcatAAATTCTAATTCAACATTTCTAGATAAAAAGATGCTTGTTTGTTGAACCTAAGCAGCattgaagaacctttatttttaagcgTGTACAGAGCCTCTGGAGAGTCTATAATAGTGTGTGttgtatttaatacaatttaaccAGCGAGAAACAACATGAATGAGGCAGTTTCTGAGAAACTCTATTTCTCATAAATGATAGAAACCCAATATAGAGAACACGTTATACACCATGACATTACATGCACATTTGTGTCACTCTATATCTACTCACCTCTGACCTCTTGTCCTGCAGGTATGCAAGTCTGTATTTCTGTTGTGGTTTGGAGCAGGAGGATAACGAGCTGCTCACACTGGAACTTCTGCACAGATACGTCGAACTTCTGGATCAGTACTTTGGCAATGTACGTGCAATTTCTGCACAATATCAGAAACACCTGGAAATCATTAGATATATAAGGGATAATGTAACCTGCGATTATGTCTGGCCGATTGTACATTATTCTGCTCTTCACATGGCTACTAAAATACTTAACAACAGAATGCtgtaattgaccaatcagaagtaTTCCAAGTATTCCAGGGAGTACATGACAACTTGAGTACAtaacagactcaatgatgactcaaatggcacagaatgaaactcattgtgTGAAATCTCTTTAGTAAAATCGTGTcttcatgctatgcaaacctttagtcattgttgtgtttgcatgtgcaattattatgttttatttgtttggagaggcttttggacgcATGGAGACTTTTTTggacaattatttttgtaatgacatgatttagaacaaaacaaaaactttttcagagccaccttatttacacccagagatatgttaaatatacaaataaaccaGCGATAATGACTGCTCCAATTGACCAATCAGTATCAAGTATTCCAGGGAGTAACCAAAATAAAGCTTAGGGTCTTCAACAGAGGTGGttttataaataaagttaaaGAGGTAGTTGTGTTTGTTGTGGCATATCATTCATAGTATTACTCATCTTCTTGGAAAGATTTTGATGTATTTGCACACTTCGTGATGTAATCAGGGCACATGCTTACATTGAAAATACAGAAAAGAGAAATGTTTAGTGTTTACACATGTGTGAAATTAATATTGTGACTCAtcgtgatgtttgtgtgtgttgcaggtgtgTGAATTAGACATCATTTTTAACTTTGAGAAGGCTTACTTTATTCTGGATGAGTTTGTGATTGGTGGAGAGGTGCAGGAATCATCCAAAGCATCTGTGGCCAAATCGATGGAAGAGGCAGACTCACTTCAGGAGGTGAGACGCACACAAAATGTAACCCTGACTACATTGACTCTTTACACTTTAATACATGATTACTGATTAAGTTTTAGCAGAGATGAATTTTCTGAACTCAGATTTCCTTATGCTTTGTTTCCTTTATCTTTTTGCAGACTATGGAGGAGTATTTAAACAAACCCACATACTGAAGAAACGTTTGAGAAAGTCACTTTcataaccacaaaatcaacaataGGATATTCCTGTTTCATATGCTGAATGTTAATAATCAAATATTCTTATAAGCTATTACAATAAAACAGCAAAATATCAGTGAATGTATCAGGTTTTACTACTTTTGACCATTATTAATCATAGAAGTGTATTAATTGAGCAGTAGAACTGCTGTGCAATCATGTAGAGGTCTGGTATTTTACTACGTtgtgacatttgtttttattcaaatattaaaatacaacttttatgaacagttttgtttttgtgaatgGAACTGGAAAAATAAGGCTACTGCTTACATTGGAGTGGCAGGCAAGTGTTTACCCAAATATTCCAGAAAAGGGGAgaacaaatgttaaaggaatattccgggttcaatacaagttaagctcaatcgacagcatttgtggcataatgttgattaccccaaaaactattttgactcatccctccttttctttaaaaaaagctgaaGTCAGGTTTacagtgtgatttttggagtgtttataggcagaaatgtgaagcttataattttataaaagcacttacattaattcttatgttaaaaatgttgtattatttgagctgtaaagttgtttaaatagtcattttttcagtagctttagggtttgttgacatgaatcgtcatggcaacgaagttgtaaaattggctataactttacccagaaaaggtaagtgattttatcacactaatatcatgttagCAAACATTTTGTTTGCGTCCTGTGGCCATATAATCTTACAGAATAATAATCCTatagtgactatttgcactaggtgtaaatagcaacaaaaagcatattAATTGCACTAAATGCGAAATgttttagatgctatttgcaaatTAAATATTACCAATCACTAGAGTGACATCACTGCAGCGTGTTTGTGTTCTaatagagtcccacagacaaccTACACAAACCCATAGCctttaacctaacctaacccgtCCCACAGggttttactacattaaccatagtatcaccatggtagaTTGTAGTAAAATCATTGTGACCACAATATTAAACacggttactatattaacaccatatttaGTTTAAATAGAAGTCATATTAAAGTTGAGACagaaaacaggatgggaaaaCGTGGGACAAAGGTGGAATTGAATCCGGGTCATCCACATGAGAAAAGCACATATACACTATCATTAAACCTCACTGCAGCGACACAAGAGATGCAGTTTGTTGTCAATTTCTCTGTTTCCATCAGACTATCGGAGTGCAAATAGCTGcattgtgtggcagatgctattcaCGGTTAgggcaaatagcctctgccataGTAAtttcaatgtctatggtggttctGAACCTGGTTACAGGTATTTTGATCAACAGAAACTAGGTGATGAAAAACGAACAGAAATTGCCTAAAGAGGTGCTGCTCTCCATGCAGAGTTTGCTTGGCTATGAGAGAAACATTACACAAACAGAGAGCCATGGTGTGAACAAATGCTTTATTTACCTCTGCCATGTCAAACATGACCCCATCACACACACAAGATACTGACTGACTGAAAACATAACTGCTGTTTAAGCGCCATTAATGGTATGTGTCCACTGGCGTGGAAGAAACGCTGGAGAGCTGCCTCTTTGGGGCCATGTCTGATTACATGTACAGCGAGCGTTTTGTCTATGATTCATTTCAGTACACGAAAAAAAATCATCATATCTAtagttttcctgaccaaccactgggCAGCACCAGGATGACTTGATTGAATCTGGAATGTTTTTTTGGTTCCTGTCTCCACGAGTGGTCCAAAAGGAAACCGACAACCATTTGAAGTTTAAGTTGGAGTAAAAATAACTACAGGCTAATCTTGTGCTGTTGTGAACTcgaagtagttaatgatatcaactgaACAAACCTCGGGCaatcgcttcatgtcatctactcGTCAAACTACAGTCATTGTGGCTCTGTGAAGTATCGACACTATGGAGCAACATGTTTTTCACAAATTGATTATGCTAAACATCCCACCATCTGCTAAAAACATACACTGAtgcaagtgaaaacactggagaccaggAAACAAAAACAGGCTTCCGTTAGGACGTGGGGAACAACAGTTCTGTGTTCAAGACACAGGTGTGTATATGCACTATTACCAGGGGCGCATTAATGCACTGGCTTACAtgggctgaagcccaggggcccACAACTCCAAAGGGGGCCCTATTCGTGGCATCTATCACCCGATTCCCCCCCGTCAACTTTCACGGTAGAAGCACGCATCTAAACGCGTTCGGTGGAAGACGCTGATATAATCACGCAATGGTGTGTAACATTTCCCCAGCTTTTTTGATGGTCTCAACAGCTGTGTCCGAATTTGcgtactgtcagagtatgtactgctTTTGATAAAGAATGTACTTTTGTTAAAATAGTATTGCGAGTATTATGAATACTTCCTACTTCACCCTGGAATGTGGGCATAATTCCGTAACCCAAATAAATGACATGGTAACAAAAATAATCTACTCTGGTGTTGTTAAACATGTACAATTCAACCACAAGGAACAACTCTTTTGGGGTATCCAAAAGATACTCGTGGTTCTCTGATATTTAGTGTTTTGAATGTGATGTCTCTGCAGCTTCCTTGGCATTATGGGACAATAATGAGTCCCGTGGATGGATGCCAAATTTGGAGCAGCATGCTAACAtattactcttactatttctggtGGATATGGATAAGTAGTatgtagtatgccattctgaactcagtcacaaacttcagaattTTGCCTGTTATACAGTAGTAGGTCATCTGGTATTTCTCGCCAACTTTCTCTACTGACTGCTTTTGGCATACTACGGTATATACTAAGGAAGTATGCATATTTGGACACAGCAAACACTTACTCTGCTAATTCCGCAATCCTCTGTGTGAGCGTGTCACTCAGCACTCATCTCGCGCCAGTGGACAAGTACCGTAAAAAGGGAAACAAATCTCAGTGTTCTTATCGCTACCAAAAAAGGGCTACCACAAGACTGAGAAACATATATGTTGAGTTTACTAAAATACTCTTTTTCTGCTCTAGAGGGTACAAAATGAGTTAATCTGGAGCACGACATTGACTAACGCAATTagggaatatatatttatatatattttcaaaatactttattatatgacaattcaaacttcaaacaaTGAATATAATCTTTATCTACATCTCAGGGACAGTTTCCCCCTCAGAGTCTGTTTCGCTGGCATTGTCGCTTTCCGGGTCGAGGTACCTCATAATTTTCATCATTGTGTAGTCATCTATGCCTGTGGCTGGGCCCACACGCTCCACCGGTCTCTTTTCTGGCATACTTTTATCAAAGTAGTCTTGGACGTGCCGTTCATGCTTTCCATACATGGACTGTTCCTCGTCACGTGAGGGCGTCAGATGCCCGTTCCTTGGTGCTTGCGCAAACATCTCTGAGGCCATGTAATTGGAGAGTTCGTCTTCATCGCCCACGGTGTCGTCATAATCATCCCTGCTTGTTTCTGGTAGCACGTACTCTGGGAGATCTCGTTCCTTCTTGTAATATTGCAATGTTTTCGGTTGCATTGGTCTTTGCCGGAGTTTGTAATTTTGCAGTGCcgcactcgccagctcgaggatgCTCAGGATGTCTTGTGCAATGTTGTGGCTCTCCAATGTCTTAAGTGGCCGTCGGTGTGGTGCTGCAGCAAATGTTTTGTGTGCATCGTGAGTGGTGGTGTAGGTGCGTGCGGGTGTACGTGACTCTGAAGGAATTGCAAAGAAGTCTTTCTGCTTCTCTTTCTGAAGAAGGTCAAGGACTTCCTCCGGTGGGATTTGGAGCTTTTGAGAGATTTTGATTAGCTGAGACAGAGACTGGGGTAATGTACTGAGCATAGGATTAATGCCTCTCTCCTCTTCATCCCTCTCTTCTTCTTCATCCACATCTTTTTTCTCAACCTCTCGGTCACTTTCATCTTCTTCTTGTTCCCACTTGTTTGCCTGTTCctcttgctttttcttttctaaaactTTCCGCAGATAGTAGTCCACAAGCTTGGCAATGTCCTCCGGGTCCTCTTTTTCTGTCTGAAACAAATCAGATTGGTTGGATCTTTTGacatcatcatcttcctcctcttcctcttcctgctCCTGCTCGTCATCCTCAAGATTGCGAGTAAAGCTGTgcctctcgctttcccctttgttCTCTATCTGTTCCTCCAGAGGTGCCCATTCATCTGGTCCCATGATGCCCTCCAAGGCCATCTTCCTCTGCCTGTACaagtcatcatcatcttcatcttcttCATCATCAGCAGCAGTGTTGGCCCCGGCACTTTCCATCTTGCTGTTGGCCTTGGAAGCTGCCTTGGAAGCGGAGATTCCACTCAGTTCCTCGAAAACAGATTGAAGGGTGGCCAGTTTCTGGGGCGTGTACTGTTCCTCTGCATTCTCATTGGTCCGTTTGAGTGGCTGTTCCTGGCCATCCTCATCCTCAAACATGAGTGGGAACTGCCTGTGTGGTCTCCGGCTGCCAGAATTGGCCCATGAGCTCCTCCCGTAATTCTCTGCAGAAGTTTCTGGCTTTAGTTGTTGCTTTGGTCTCAAGTGTGGTTGGATGGCATAGTGAGGGCGTGACGGTAATGAGGCATGCGTAATGAATTTCTGGGACAACTTTTGGGGCTCTGTTTGCCCTTCAGTCTTGTGCAGTGTTGTAAGCACTGCTTGCAGCCATTCTTGAGTGTTGTCCCTGTCTttgtcttcctctctctcttcaatGCCTCTATCCATTCCTGTGGCACTACGGGCAGGGGATGCCAGTTGTAGCATTGAACGGATGCTCTCCATGTCATCTGAGTCATAGTCTGCAGTGGTCGGCTCTTGATCATCGGCAAGGAGATCGGATGAGGTACGCTGGCTTAGGTTTTGGATGTAGCGTAGAGCTCTGAGCATCTCAGCACTCGGAGGAGGGTGGAGTTGGGACACAGGTCCATAGGAGCCAGGTTCGCTCCCACTTAGGCGATGATCTCTGAGTGTTGCCCCTTGTACACCAAAAATGAAAGAGGGGAAAAAGGAAAGGAGAAGAAGGGAGGGAAGGATGGACACATATGTCGCACAGCATCTAGATGGTGAAGACATGATTTACCtggaaaacagagagagagagagagagagagagagagagagagagagagagagagagagagatggtgagaCAGAGTTACATCATGTATGCCCAAATGCACATGTATACACACAGATATGTTTGCATAACAATTGCATGCACACTGATTGGTTATGGAGATCatttaaagaaatggttcaccaaaaaattacggATTTTCTGTGGAACCAAAAATTTGATTTTTGGATGAATTGTCACATAGATTTGTTTTCATACAAATATTCATACTGACAAAATTTAAGAcataaaggaatgttttgggttcaatacaaattaagctcaatccagagcatttgtggcataatgttgattaccacaaaaaatattttgactaaaatcgaggttactgtgaggcacttacacttaaaatgaaaggggccaatttatggagggtttaaaaggcaaaaatgtgaagcttgtgatgtttttaaaatcactttattaaatgattttatataattaatttatatattatttgagctgtaaagttgttgtaAATGAGTTGTTTTAGGGCTTCCAACATTTTGTtatcatggcaacaaatttgtaCAATTTCATACAACTTTAAACAAAATTCTTGTGGCTATACAATTATAAGTGTTTGCCAaattttttcaaaagaaaagtctaaatatatattttcacctGTCACAAAGGATTATGCTTTATCTTCATGactcagactctctctctctctttctctcttactctccccccccccccctttctcgccttctctctctctccccctatcccccctctttctctccctctcccccccccccctctctctctgacATCTGTTGATGAGTGTTTGCTGAGCACTGAAAATCTCATTAGTTACTTAATTGCTGCCGCTGCTAAATGAGTCATACAGCGTTGCTACGGGAGACCGCGCGAGGATCCGCACTGCCGTTAAACGGAGAGAAGACTGCACGACATGCttacttgaattttacatttacatgtgttTTAAAGTGAAAATAGCAGGTATGATTTGAACTTCCCTCATTTCCCTTCAGATCACATATTTAGATTTGTGAAGTGGAAATCTTTCCCTTCGATCATTTTTCTCTCAGATTTGTCTTAcaaatgtaaattgtgttatTTACTAACGCTTCAGTCGCATTAATATGAACAAAATTAAAGAAGAGCCGCTCACTTGACTTGCGTTCCGTCTATTTGCGTTCTGTCGTTTAATCTTTGGTCGTCACACGCGTCAAACGGACGTCTTTGGCCGTTGCGTTGCGTCTCGCTGTTTTTCCCGCGTGTTTCGCGTTATTTTCTTTCGTGTTTTGAAATGACGTGGCAAGTTTAAAACAGttccttttttaataaaaattctgCGTTCTGTTCGATTCCTTTTTGAAAAAAAACGCGCCGCGTATGAACACGTCTCTTGACTATATGCAGCAGGTTGTTGATTAATACAAGAGTCTATACGCGTTTCTGAAGAGACCAGCCGGACGGTAAAGTGGCGCGTTCCGTTCAACACGGAATAGTGTTTATAGGCAAAACCACACTTACCTTTAGCTTTCGGTCTGTTTTATCGGAGAGTCGCGAGTGCGCTGCGCATCGCTCTCTGTGTGTTTATCTCTGTGTTGCACCGTGAGCTCGAGCGCGGTATATCTCGTCAGCACCGTGGACAGCTCCGCCCGTTAAGAGAGACGCCACTTGATTCGTGCGTCACTGAAACAACATACGCAAAACCTGTTTCGCGCGcgcgcgacacacacacacacacacacacacacacacacacacacacacacacacacacacacacacacacacacactctcactctctctctctctctctctctctctacaattCAAGGTTATTTGTGTACcagacaaacaaaaaacatatgaTTCTTCAAATCTCGTGCAAGGTTCGTAATTCTTCATTTTTCATTCCCATTATTATTAAGATTTTTTCCTCTATACAACCAATTTGAGACCAGGATGGGTAATGCCTTACATAattttaccatggtaaccacaTGTCGCACCAAAATTCTATAAGGActcaaaaaaaagattaaaatatagcagaaaagattgaGAACTTTCTACACTGAATAAGTTATTTAAAGCGtgaacttaaaaataataattaaattgtaCATTCTTACTCAattcaataatgtaaagattCAAGCAATTGCTtataattcaatattatttatgacTGTTTGTAatctttacaatgcatcatcatgaatcaatcctaaagtagaaaacctctATCCGCTAATTTTATAAATTTCCcgtttaaataaaataagtacattttacttaacttttcaaagctggtgttcccagcatgcatggttttttcgtttggtaaattattgttaatttgaAGTATAATTACCCATTCGTGATCTAAATAATTGTCTGTTGATTGCCACCgtcattgtgttttgtgcaccaagtgttgaggtgTGCGTGTGTACTATATAcctagggttggggagtaactgaatacatgtaacgggattacttatttaaaatacaaaatataagtaactgtattccactacagttacaatttaaatcatttgtatttagaatacatttacgttcaaaaagtactttgattattgaagaaattactttgcattttattgtcatttgattcatttaatatttagtcctttcagatgtaaaacatttatacatataaagtaACCCTCCTGACACTGTATACACATACAGTTGTTAATGCTTTTAACAGTACGTTAATATGGATTCTACTTCAAACAGCATAAAAACCTTTAAAACGTAATTCCTTGTAAAGGAACATCTCTGTTTTGTAAGTGTGCACTTGTGTTGTTACAGTGTTGCCTAACAACCTCTCTAATAAGACGTCTCGCTGCCAAAGGGCCCCTCATTATGATCAGCTCATATCTTTCGAGTGGATTCTCTTGTGTTCATACTATAATGGTCGATCATTGATGAATGATGGGACTTTCCTTTTGAGCCATCACTCTAGTGCTCTGAAGGAGGAGATCTTATTAGCTTGTATTTTATTTGACTACCTGACCTTCAGGCATAGAATCACACAATAGCTGCCACTGTGCCAAACATGCAATTTAACCCTTAAAACAAACTCAGAATGCGCTATGGGATGCTCTTTTAACTAATGCATGAAGCATGAGACATCCCCGTCTTTCCTAGCCTCTCGCCCTCTACCctctcttttctttcctttccgACTTGTCGTCGCACACAGTCAAAACATTTCTCTTAAGTTAGCTTAAAGATTCTCGAGTTGAATCTAAcagatatttaaatatgtttcaaGGTGGAAATATAGTTTGTACGAATTTAACTGGGGTAATTTTCCATCAGGATTTctgtcaaatatttttaaaattaatttttaagtGGAAATGTGATGTATAGGACTTAAACTTGTACATGAATGTGCATTGGGGTTTTAATTAAGTGTCAAATTACAAGTACATTCCGGGTTCAGTGGGCCTGTTAAGCTCAATGAACCAAATTTCTGGCATTATGTTCATTTCCATGAAAGTTTTTTTGACTTTGTTTctcatttatttaacaaaaaagctAAAATTGAGGTTAccgtaaggcacttacaatggaagtctttaAATGCTGaaacatgcataaacacatttcaaaagtagAAAAGTAGATGTAAACTGTGAAcgcattaacattattttagcaTGAATAAACCACTTAATTACTGTATCTGTTAATTACCGTAagttatttctatcaggaagacttttccatcatatcctgccggagataggaggcaggggcgaagagcctacccccgtgctggACGGGaatcaacaggtggtggtggggtggtggaggttgccgtgttagcacactgaaacagcaatgtgattgtgagcagacttataaagcaatggcttacatgtgattggctgggaattacccagctaatggtgcgatgatgtacagcagCTAGTCTTCCCGccagaactacgctgcgcttacatttccaacAGTTCAACTTTGCTGCCATGACAATGAAACCCTGTAATCCcgaaactggatataactttggtaatcatcattattccCGAAATACTGTAAATTGAGTttcacttgtgttgaacccgaaatattcatttgatagactattaaaaaaaaacagatataaaTGCGTTAAACAGACGTCATTGGCCGTTGTGTTGCATCTCGCCGTTATCCACGGTTTTCCTGAAcaaccactgggtggcgctatGATGATTCTTATTGCCTGTTTTCTGTTCCTGGTCTCCAGATGCAATGTAAAACTTACAAAAACGAGCGATTCAgacagagaacaacaaccatttgagtgatatttggagtaaaaatgaatTTTATGTCAACTTGTGTGGTTGTTTGCTGTCATAACATCTCAAATTAGTTAATAATCTCAACGTAACGAACCTtggaccatcgcttcatgt
This window harbors:
- the LOC127630030 gene encoding secretogranin-2-like, producing MSSPSRCCATYVSILPSLLLLSFFPSFIFGVQGATLRDHRLSGSEPGSYGPVSQLHPPPSAEMLRALRYIQNLSQRTSSDLLADDQEPTTADYDSDDMESIRSMLQLASPARSATGMDRGIEEREEDKDRDNTQEWLQAVLTTLHKTEGQTEPQKLSQKFITHASLPSRPHYAIQPHLRPKQQLKPETSAENYGRSSWANSGSRRPHRQFPLMFEDEDGQEQPLKRTNENAEEQYTPQKLATLQSVFEELSGISASKAASKANSKMESAGANTAADDEEDEDDDDLYRQRKMALEGIMGPDEWAPLEEQIENKGESERHSFTRNLEDDEQEQEEEEEEDDDVKRSNQSDLFQTEKEDPEDIAKLVDYYLRKVLEKKKQEEQANKWEQEEDESDREVEKKDVDEEEERDEEERGINPMLSTLPQSLSQLIKISQKLQIPPEEVLDLLQKEKQKDFFAIPSESRTPARTYTTTHDAHKTFAAAPHRRPLKTLESHNIAQDILSILELASAALQNYKLRQRPMQPKTLQYYKKERDLPEYVLPETSRDDYDDTVGDEDELSNYMASEMFAQAPRNGHLTPSRDEEQSMYGKHERHVQDYFDKSMPEKRPVERVGPATGIDDYTMMKIMRYLDPESDNASETDSEGETVPEM
- the ap1s3a gene encoding AP-1 complex subunit sigma-3a, yielding MMRFLLLFSRQGKLRLQKWFTPLSDRDKKKIIRDVTHIVLARPPKACNFLQWRDLKVVYRRYASLYFCCGLEQEDNELLTLELLHRYVELLDQYFGNVCELDIIFNFEKAYFILDEFVIGGEVQESSKASVAKSMEEADSLQETMEEYLNKPTY